cagtgtaacctgtcttATCCGACACCTGAGTATTACAACATCCTGCTTCAaccgacacattttcatggtcacAAAATATGGCTATCCTTGCAGGAAAAATCTGAGTATTCCAACACCCTTCTTAAtctgacatttttttctggtcccaAAGTGTGTTGTTTTAGACAGGTTACATTGTAAATGCAAATAAATGAATCCATTAAATGTATctctttttttgtcatatttatattttcttatgtCTTTGTAGCCCAATCAAGACAGAGACAACTAATGCAATAAATATGGTGCTTGAGAAGAGGCAGAGATATGACCATTCTTCTCAACatgtttctataatatatataccATAAGTCCTCAAACCATGGAATCATTGAAGAAGCATTTTTCTATGAATGCAGGAGGTAAAGGAAATGAAACGGAAACATCAAAATCTAAATTCTTCTTGAACATGAACAATTCTTCGTTCATGTCACATGTTGTGAACGGATACGAAGGCGTGGTGGAGTACATTGATGCATGGAAGAAATTTGATGGGGCTGGTACCCACCTTATTGATTCCATGCAGAGTGCTGTGAAAGGGACATGTTATGAGAATCTTGGACAGGAAACCAGTAATGCCTTTAAGTCAGTTCACTCCAGTAGTAATGGTATTGATCCATCAGGAAAGTTGAGAGAGATGGAAAATTTATTGTTTGGTCTGAAAAACCAGCTTGAGAGTGGCGATGAAAATGACAGGTGCCATTCAAATTTACAAGTATGTTAAGTTGACTTCATTATTTACATCCCTGCCATTTATAATTTGTTgagattttttcattttagtcTTTGCTAAATTAATGCTTGTTCCTACTTAATTGTCATTGAATGATTTGATTGTGTTgaagtccatttttttttaattacaaacgTTTTTTTTAGCTTAGGAACTCACTCGTCTCCAAACCATTGACTAacatattatttgtaaaaatactGATTCTGAATACAGATAAATTGAACTCAATGCAGTGATCACTGCGAATACAGTATGTTCAAGTTAATTTGAAATTCATTTGGTAATAATGTTCAAGGATTTGAtacgtacatgtattatattttagagatatgtgaatattaaaaagAATTATAAGAGTAGTTCTCCCTTAAGATTTCCTAAAGGGATGCCAAAATCCTAGTCTGACCCTCTTaccattcattttttgttttcattcgtTGACTTAGAATTAATTTATCTTTTCAGATTTTATGTCGGTGCTTATTGCTGTTCTTAAAAGTTCAGTTAGACTACCATCAAATGTGTTCTGCCACTGTTGCCTCTTTACTCAGTGTACTAGTCCAATCCTACGAGTGTTcagaaaacaaagatattttacTCCAAATGAGTAACTTAGACATCATACCTCCTTCCCCTAGGCAATCTCCTAGTCGTAATAACTTTCgtaaaaaacaaaaccaaagcAGCTACTCACCAAAATTGCCTACCAAGCAAAATACTCTAAAATCATCATTTCTCTCACTCTTTGAAAGGAAGAATTCACCAGATGAAAGTAGCAGTGGGACTGCATTTTATGTGGACATAAGTAAAAACGATCAAAGTGATGCACCAACTAAAGATAACCAGAAAGTGCTCAATAAGGATGTAGTTTTTGACAGTATTGAAGAGCCACATGTTGAGTTTAGGGGAGATGTTCAGACAGGGATTCTGGTACAAATAGGACCAGATCCAACTGATGAAGTACTACCAGAGAGCAGTTTAATGAAACCAGTTAGTCCAggtacaatttttttattttgagtatTATGGTCAAGTATTTGCAGTTCACACATGCAATTGGTCGCTCTCTCTCTCAGTCTCTCTCTCTTGGTTTCTTTTCTtctaaaatatcagctgcttgaaaATTTTCACAATGTGAAGCTTATTTTGCTGGGCTCACTCACTAAAAAGATTTACATTGAGGCTTGCAGCtgatattttatgatatcaaAGTGTAGGAAACACAAtaatcgatatatatatatcaagcaGCAAAATTATATAAACTTATTTATCTGCCAACTGCACCTACGTCATTCTCCAATTCTAACTTCTTGTATTCAAATTGTAAGATTTTGATTGATTATGTTTaagttattttgttaaaaagaatGTATTGATTGTTTGCGATACATTTAGGTTAGAAAAAGATTGAAAAGCTGAGGAATATTTGTTGTGGATATTTATTTGATAGTTGATTATAAGAATAGTCTTATAATGGAACtatatttagaagaaataaaaataaggagatttggtgttattgatgttttattttggtcaaaaattatttttttttttttaatataatacaacaCTTAACTGCACATTGTATTTAGTATCATTATTACTGATGGAATACTTGTATCTTTATATGATTCTTGCTGTACACAAAGAAAAACTATACAAATTTTTACTTTGCAATgcttattataatatatatgtaagtgCAAAGGAAAAAGATTCAGAAATTCAACCTTGACCACCTTGTActcaaaactgaaatttttatGACCCGCTGTAGCGTATGTGCCATTAAGtcttacccttgtctgtctgtcagTACATCCCATAactggtttccattctctaactttagtttgcctcaaccaaatgttatgaaacttatacacaatgcttattaccacaaaacacagatcatggttgatttttttatcattaatatgccatacatttatttgtatatttccaGATCAAAATATAGTAAAACAGATATCAGGCAAAACGCCTTTAGCATCTGCTGAAGAATTAGATAGTGTTATCAACTTATTGTCTGCATGTGGAACCCAGCCAAAACACATGGAAACCATTCATGAAAACCAACTTACTGTGCCAAGTATTTACACATCACGCACACCCTCTCCTGGGAGTGATGAAATGAGGCCAAGCAAAGTTCAGCCACAGAGACACTCAGAAGGATCTCTAGATTTTTCGGGAATGGGAGGAGCTGGTCGTAACACCTGGCCTCATCGCTCAAGCTTGCCTAGTGTAGCATTAAGTGGCCATATGAATTATCATGATATGATGGGTACTGGGGGTACATTACCAAGAAGGTTTTCACATGAACTGAACCGTCCAAATCCAAACTTTCTAAGTCCACAGCCATCTACCAATGCATTAACTGGTTCTAACTGGTCATTCCCAGATTATAAATATGGAAATAGGACCTGGCCAATGAACAGCATGTCTACACAGTGGTAGgtattataaatacatattaagTTGATAACATatcgtatagcgggttattttcgcttattttcgaggatagaacaaaatcgccaaataTATTCcgcaaaactaaaataaaattgagaatggaaatggggaatgtgtcaaagagacaacaacccgaccaaataaaagtttacattcaaaggtattgataaaagttttaaatccGCCAGAATattgtataccttattcaataaaaatcgtgaaattttacacccgcgaaaatagcCCCCTATACAGTAGTATGCCTGGTTGAGACCTTTTTGGCCTTAAATCACCAATTTTTTGTCTTGAATGCTATGAAATAGTATGTCATTTTTGCAGCAGTCTCTATCATTAACTCGTAAGATAaatcaacaaaaagtaaaatgagGGTTTTGATGGGGTTTACATAATAGAGAATGATGGGCAAATTAGATCAAGAATAGAGTACAAggtatataaaacaatataaaatgggcacaataaaataaagaatacagactAATCACTATTCAGCAAAATCCATAAAGAATAGAGCAAATCATGGTAAATGGGCCAAACAAATAAAGATTTGAGAATAATTGTATTGTTTAATGTAGATATTTGGTTGCTTAaacataaaagaataaaatttagtttgtttgaaatataaagcaattttctattttttcttcaattgtttttattctcTTGATGGCAACATAACAATTATGCTATTTAGTTTGTTTGAAATATATAGCAAATTTctgaacaaaaatatattatatcaGCAGAAAATGATAACTCTCCATATCAAATAtacaaccaaataaaaaaaataaacttgtgACAACTCTGCTGCTATTTCTGTAGGTATCAAATTGATATTAAATTAGCTATCCAGAAATGGcccacatttttgtttttgttaaaaaaaacatagtttaTTAAGAAATATATTAATTTGAACTCAGATACTCTAAACAGTCTAAATAGTAGCTGGTCTGCTATACAGGACTATATCAATGACTATATTCTCTTTACTTTCAGCTCAGATACTCTAAACAGTCTAAATAGTAGCTGGTCTGCTATACAGGACTCAGACGATCTCAGTGACGATTCTTCTTGCGGAGAACAGTTTTTTGCTGTAGGGCTGGACCTTGTACATGCAATGGATTCAAAGTAAGCTTCTTGCAAAGATATGTACTTTAAATAGGAAATTTCTACCATTGTTTATCagattttctctaatttttgtgctattttcacatttccgtactggtatgagaaaaaaaattctcctcactagtgaaaaatctgttctcggcaaatgattggttaaaatttaattgtgatgtttaattttcttgatttcttctgaattttcttattgtgacgtcatgaaataaggcgaccatgcctgatgacaacacatcaaaagtacacaactttcctcaaatcttttaAAAGGAAGGAtgaaaatcataagagaaacagattccaccactgtaacttgtgtattacgatatttgTCCACTCTCAAtagttatattttaattattgaaaaagCACGGCAAGCCTcgtgctttaaatattaaaatttaactgtctcaagctgagaaatattgtaattacacttgttgcagttgtggaatctatatattTCTAATAGACCATCTgtaa
This genomic interval from Mytilus edulis unplaced genomic scaffold, xbMytEdul2.2 SCAFFOLD_724, whole genome shotgun sequence contains the following:
- the LOC139505187 gene encoding uncharacterized protein (The sequence of the model RefSeq protein was modified relative to this genomic sequence to represent the inferred CDS: added 47 bases not found in genome assembly): MESLKKHFSMNAGGKGNETETSKSKFFLNMNNSSFMSHVVNGYEGVVEYIDAWKKFDGAGTHLIDSMQSAVKGTCYENLGQETSNAFKSVHSSSNGIDPSGKLREMENLLFGLKNQLESGDENDRCHSNLQILCRCLLLFLKVQLDYHQMCSATVASLLSVLVQSYECSENKDILLQMSNLDIIPPSPRQSPSRNNFRKKQNQSSYSPKLPTKQNTLKSSFLSLFERKNSPDESSSGTAFYVDISKNDQSDAPTKDNQKVLNKDVVFDSIEEPHVEFRGDVQTGILVQIGPDPTDEVLPESSLMKPVSPDQNIVKQISGKTPLASAEELDSVINLLSACGTQPKHMETIHENQLTVPSIYTSRTPSPGSDEMRPSKVQPQRHSEGSLDFSGMGGAGRNTWPHRSSLPSVALSGHMNYHDMMGTGGTLPRRFSHELNRPNPNFLSPQPSTNALTGSNWSFPDYKYGNRTWPMNSMSTQCSDTLNSLNSSWSAIQDSDDLSDDSSCGEQFFAVGLDLVHAMDSKNESSDEETDKQVKNTDEQNVDILSSVSWSQKQSWPSSNQTAAVTPCDQVRNQSHRPLSMQWSDPLANRNMWPSASGLQNVQNIPGFGHLQ